The sequence below is a genomic window from Micromonospora aurantiaca ATCC 27029.
CCGTCGCTGTGGCTGGCCACCTCGTAGCCCAGCTCGCCCACCTCGGCGACCGGGAACGCCCCGTCGGGGCACTTGGTCTCCTGCAGGCACACGACGTCGGGCTTCGTGGTGGCCAGCCAGTCGAGCAGCCGGGGCAGGCGGGCCTTCACCGAGTTGACGTTCCAGGTCGCCAGGCGCATGCCCCCAGCCTGCCGCATCCCCGCCCGCCCCGCCCGGTCAGCGCTCCGGGGTGTCGCCGGGTCGGGTCTGCTCGGCGAGGAAGCGTTCCAGCTCGGCGCCGAGTTCGTCGGCGGTGGGCAGCGGCCCGGTCTCGCCGGCGAGCAGGCTCTTCTCGCCCCGGCCGCGGGCGAACGTGTCGTACTGCTCCTCCAGTGCCTGGACCAGCGTCGCCGCCTCCTCGGTCTGGGTGACCTGGCGGTCGATCTCCACCCGGACCGCCTCGGCGGCGGTCCGCAGCGCCTCGACGGGCAGCAGCAGGCCGGTGCTGCGGGACACGGCGGACAGCAGTGCCTCGGCGGCGGCCGGGTACTCGGCCTGGGCCACGTAGTGCGGCACGTGCGCGGCGAAGCCGAGGGCGTCGCGCCCCTGCTCGCCGAGGCGGTACTCCAGCAGGTGGCCGACTCCGGCCGGCACCTGCACCTTCTGCAGCCACGGCTCGTGCCCGGCGATCAGTTCCTTGCGGGTGGCGTGCGCGGTGACGCCGCTGGGCCGGGTGTGCGGCACCGCCATCGGGATCGAGTTGAGCCCGACTGTGAGCCGGACGTCGAGGCGGGCGCTGAGCCCGGCGACGGCGGCCACGAAACGCTCCCACTGGAGATCCGGCTCGGGGCCGGTGAGCAGCAGGAACGGGGTCTCGTCGTCGTCGTGCAGCAGGTGCAGCTCCAGCGCCGGGGCGTCGTAGGACTCCCAGTGGTCCTCGACGAAGGTCATCACCGGGCGGCGGGAGCGGTAGTCGAAGATCTGGTCCACGTCGAAGCGGGCGATGACCCGGGCGTCGAGCGAGGTGAGCAGCTGTTCCCGGGCCAGCCGGGTGGCGTTGCCGGCGTCGACGAAGCCGGTGAGCGCCTGGATCAGCACCGGCTGGCCGAGCTCGGGCAGCTCGTCGGTGAGTTCGTAGAGCTCGTGTGGATCGAGCACCGGTGGGTCCTCCCTGTCGACGCGTACGGGGGAGCGCCGAGCGTGCGGCGTCCCCGGTTCGGCCAACGTACCGGGGCGGGTGGTCCATTCCGTTACGGCCACGTCCGATGCCCGGATGATGATCACGATTCGGCTACGCCCCGGTCCGGCGACCCATATCCGGATCGTCCGAACGGACGAGTTAGTCGATCATCGGGCAGGACCGGGAGGTCTGCGGCGTTCCTGCCCGGGCCGCTGCGCGGGTTGCAGGCCGGGTGATTGGTCCGGTTCCCGAGGTCCGTGGTCCGCCGGGCCGCACTGGGATGGGCCGTCCGCTTCGGAACGGCCAAAGTGTGGCGAGGGCCACCCTTTGGGCCTGGGTGATCCCGGTTTGCCCTGCCTAGCCTCGTCGGATGCGTAACGACGGCAACCTCGACGACCCGTTCGGCTCCGGCCGCCCGGCTGACCGTTCGGACGATACCCCCTCCACCAATCGGTTGGCCACACTCCGGGGACTGGTCCGGCGTACCCGCTTCTGGGCACCCACGAACCCCCGGCCCGGCCGGACGAAGCTGGCGGTCGCCACCGGCGCGGCCTGCTGCCTGGGCCTGGTCGGCGTCAGCCAGGCCGGCTTCGGTGCCCCGGACCGCGCCGCCGACCCGGCGCCCTCGGCGGAGGTCGCCGAGCGTGCCGCGGTCGACCCGGCGTCCCGGGCCATGGCCCGGCCGAGCACCGCCCCCGCCGCCCCCAGCGCCAGCGCCAGCCCGTCCGCGACGGCGAGCCCGAAGGCGACCGCCAAGCCCAAGCCGAAGAAGACCGTCCGGCAGATCGTCCCGGTCGCCGGCCTGGACCGCACCCAGATGAACAACGCGAAGAAGATCGTGCAGGCCGGCAAGGAGATGGGCATGCCGCGCCGCGCCCTCGTCATCGCGGTGGCGACCGCCATGCAGGAGAGCACCCTGCTCAACTACGCCAGCGGCGTGCTGCCCGAGTCGCAGAGCTACCCGCACCAGGCCATCGGCTGGGACCACGACTCGGTCGGGCTGTTCCAGCAGCGCCCGAGCAGCGGCTGGGGCACCGTCGAGCAGCTAATGGACCCGGAGTACGCGACGAAGGCGTTCCTGTCCGCGCTGGCGGAGATCCCCGGCTGGCAGAGCCTGCCGCTCTCCGTGGCCGCCCAGGCCGTGCAGATCTCGGCGTTCCCGGACGCGTACGCCCAGCACGAGTGGCGCGCCGGCGAAGTGGTGGCCGAGATCCTGGGCTGACCCGGACGGGTGGTTGCCGAAGGGCCGATTCGGGTATCAAGGGCTTGCCGGTCCCAGGTACACATGAAGGGGACCGCAGGACGGGAGGACCCTCATGTCGCTGATGCAACGGATCACCGCCTTCCTGCGGTCGCCGCGGGGCCAGCAGTTGGTCGACCGCGGCCGGCGTGAGATGTCGAAGCCGGAGAACCAGGCCCGGCTGCGGCAGATCGCGAACCGGCTGCAGTCGCGCCGGCGCTGACCCGCGTCACCCCCGCCGCACGAGCCTCCGGAGCCCTTCGTGACCGACCCCGCCCCCGTCGACGGGGAGCCCAACGCCGTCCCCGCCGCCCCCGTCCCGCCGGTGGAGGCGCCCGAGGCACCACCGGCCAAGCTGTGGGACCGGATGCGGGACGACCCGCAGTACGCGCCGGAGCACCTGGCCCTGGAGGCGGTACGCCGGCTCGGCCCGGAGGCCGCCCAGTGGGCCGCCCGGGAGCGGGCGCTGCGACCGGACGCCCCGCCGGAGCACTTGGCCGACCAGGCGGTACGCAAGTTCGTCAACCACGCCCGGCTCTCCGGTGCGGTGTCCGGCGCGGCCGGGCTGCCCGGCGCGGTGATCGACGTCGGCGTGCTGGCCTGGACCCAGGCCCGGCTGGTGCTGCACGTCGCGGCCGCCTACGGCGTCGACCCGGCGCACCCGGACCGGGCCACCGACCTGCTGGTGCTCCAGCGGGTGCACAAGGTCGCCGAGACGGCCCGTCTCGCGCTGGGCGTGGCCGCCGGCCGGGAGCGGGCCGGTGCGCTGTTCGGCTCCGCCGGTGACCGGGCGCTGGGCCGGGTGATGCTCCAGCTCGGGGTCCGGCTGGCCCGGATGGCCGGGGTGCGTGCCGCCAAGCGGATGTTCGCCAAGGTCGTGCCGGGCGCGGCGATCGTGCTCGGCACCTGGGCCAACTCGTCGGCCACCAAGGAACTGGCCGACCGTACGCGCGCCCTCTACCGCGCCGCCGGCCCCCGGCAGCTACCGGGCCCGCGCCAGCCCTGACCAGCCGGAGGCGTTCCAGGCCACCTCGGCCAGCCGGCCCTGCCCGGTCGCGTTCGGGTGGAACCAGTCGAGCGCGTTGACCTGGTCCAGGTCGAAGCGATGGCGGTGCACCGCGCCGCCGTCCCACCGGCAGCGTGACCCGTACGCCCGGCAGGCGGCGCGCAGTTGCCCGTCGTACGCCTCGATCCGGTCCCTGACGCGGGCCCGGCGGGCGGCAGCGGCGGGCGCTGTCGACGTGGCGTCGGCGAGCAGCGACGGGCAGACGCCCCGCGACCAGGCCCGCACGGCGCGGGGCTCGGTGTGCCCGATCTGCCAGAGCCGGTACAGGTCCGGGATGCTGACCACCAGCACCCGGGCCTTCGGCCGGCCCTCGCGCAGCACGCCCAGCGCCGCGTCGACCTGGTCGCGGAAGTTCGCGACCGACGTCATGTCGTCGACGTCGCCCCGGCAGGCGTCGTTCGCGCCGATCAGCACGGTGACCAGGTCGGCCCTGTCGCGTACCGCCGACCGGGCCTGGCCGGTCAGCGCGGCCGCGCGGGCCCCGGGCACGGCCCGGTTGTACGCCCGCAGCCCCGGCGCGTCGGCGCGCAGCCGCCGGTAGAGGCTCTCCACCCGCAGGCCGTCCCCCGTTGACCAGGAGTTGCGTTCGCAGCTCACCAGCACCAGGCAGGAGCCGTAGCCGGTGCTGACCGAGTCGCCGAGCGCGACCAGCGCCCGGGGTTCGCCGGGGGCGGGTGTGCCGGAGGGCCGGGGTGACGCCTCGCCGGAGCCGTCACAGGCGAGCGCGACGAGCGCCGCCAGGCAGGCCAGCGCGGCGATCCAGCGTCTCATCGGTCCCCCGTCCGGCGGCGGCAACGGGCGCGTCGACCCTATGCCCCGGCGGAGAGCCGGTGGCGGTTCTGTCGGCTATCGGGCATCGACCACTGTCGTTCACATCTGTCGTGTCGGCGCAGGCCGGCCGTGCAGCCACCGGTGCAGCGCCCGGGTGATCCGGGGCAGCACCAGGTAGGTCATCAGCGGGGTGAGCACGAGCGTCATCAGCAGCGTCCGCCCGGCCAGTGGCACGCCGGCGAGGAACCGGGTGGTCAGCAGCGTGGCGGCCAGGCTGAGCGGGAAGAACGCCAGCCAGATCGTGACCGCCTGCTTCCAGCGCGGCGGCGCGGCCGGTTCCGGCTCGCCGAACGTCTCGACCACGTGGTCCACCGGCGGGGCGAACCAGCCCTCGATGCCGGTGCGCCGCTCCACCCGGGTGTGCTCGACGATGCCCTGCGCCGAGCTGAGCCACCAGCGCCGCTGCGGCGAGTCCTCCCAGTCGCGCAGGGTGTCCGCGTCGGCGAAGCGGTACATCACGTGCCACTCGCCGGAACCGGGGGCGCTGCGGACGAAACCGGCGCCGAGGAAGCCCGGGAAGCTCTCCGCGAGCGCCGTCCCGGCCCGCATCCACGCCACCACCTCGTCGGTACGCGCCGGGTCGGCGCGCCGGGACACGGCGACGGTCACGGGTACGGCCTGAGTCGTGGTCATGCCATCCTCTCCACCGTTCCGCGGGATCTCCGCCGGAACCGGCAGACCGATGTAACGCACCCGCCTGCCGGCCGCATCCGGCGCCTGCCCGCCGGGTGTCCCGGATCACCGGTGTTCCCGCACCGGCCGGTTATCCCCGCCCGTGCCGGGGTAGGCCCCAGGAATGACCCGATCACAGCCCCGCCGTGCCCGCGGCACGGTCGGCCACGCGAACAGCGCCCTGAACCTGCGGCTCGCGCTCGCCACGTTCGGTCTGGTCGTGATGACCGTCTTCGCGGTGCTCGCGTTCGCCGCGGACATCGCCTGGC
It includes:
- a CDS encoding antibiotic biosynthesis monooxygenase; this encodes MTTTQAVPVTVAVSRRADPARTDEVVAWMRAGTALAESFPGFLGAGFVRSAPGSGEWHVMYRFADADTLRDWEDSPQRRWWLSSAQGIVEHTRVERRTGIEGWFAPPVDHVVETFGEPEPAAPPRWKQAVTIWLAFFPLSLAATLLTTRFLAGVPLAGRTLLMTLVLTPLMTYLVLPRITRALHRWLHGRPAPTRQM
- a CDS encoding GDSL-type esterase/lipase family protein, coding for MRRWIAALACLAALVALACDGSGEASPRPSGTPAPGEPRALVALGDSVSTGYGSCLVLVSCERNSWSTGDGLRVESLYRRLRADAPGLRAYNRAVPGARAAALTGQARSAVRDRADLVTVLIGANDACRGDVDDMTSVANFRDQVDAALGVLREGRPKARVLVVSIPDLYRLWQIGHTEPRAVRAWSRGVCPSLLADATSTAPAAAARRARVRDRIEAYDGQLRAACRAYGSRCRWDGGAVHRHRFDLDQVNALDWFHPNATGQGRLAEVAWNASGWSGLARAR
- a CDS encoding DUF6343 family protein — encoded protein: MTRSQPRRARGTVGHANSALNLRLALATFGLVVMTVFAVLAFAADIAWLGVVCALLAVVAVVDLVVIQRRRAARRREEPGVRHSLFE
- a CDS encoding EcsC family protein, whose protein sequence is MTDPAPVDGEPNAVPAAPVPPVEAPEAPPAKLWDRMRDDPQYAPEHLALEAVRRLGPEAAQWAARERALRPDAPPEHLADQAVRKFVNHARLSGAVSGAAGLPGAVIDVGVLAWTQARLVLHVAAAYGVDPAHPDRATDLLVLQRVHKVAETARLALGVAAGRERAGALFGSAGDRALGRVMLQLGVRLARMAGVRAAKRMFAKVVPGAAIVLGTWANSSATKELADRTRALYRAAGPRQLPGPRQP
- a CDS encoding proteasome assembly chaperone family protein, whose translation is MLDPHELYELTDELPELGQPVLIQALTGFVDAGNATRLAREQLLTSLDARVIARFDVDQIFDYRSRRPVMTFVEDHWESYDAPALELHLLHDDDETPFLLLTGPEPDLQWERFVAAVAGLSARLDVRLTVGLNSIPMAVPHTRPSGVTAHATRKELIAGHEPWLQKVQVPAGVGHLLEYRLGEQGRDALGFAAHVPHYVAQAEYPAAAEALLSAVSRSTGLLLPVEALRTAAEAVRVEIDRQVTQTEEAATLVQALEEQYDTFARGRGEKSLLAGETGPLPTADELGAELERFLAEQTRPGDTPER